A region from the Curtobacterium sp. MCBA15_012 genome encodes:
- a CDS encoding alpha/beta fold hydrolase, with translation MIIRTEGSGRPLVALHGFGLDHRVMLPLEHMVGDAPWRRVYVDLPWTAAARRAAADSGSARVPTSTLEVARGVVAELRDALGDEPFAVVGNSFGGMVARYVAHELRDQVLGLATLAGVVEAVHAARTVPERTVLRVDPSVLDRAGDARDDFVANSVVQDAATFDAFVAGVLPGLRGADQAVLDAVAEDYALPVEPEAAHPEPFTAPTLHLFGRQDEVVGYEDGLALRDHYPRGSFVVLDTAGHNVHLEQPTVTAALVRDWLARMDATA, from the coding sequence GTGATCATCCGCACCGAGGGTTCCGGCCGTCCGCTCGTCGCGCTGCACGGCTTCGGGCTCGACCACCGCGTGATGCTGCCGCTCGAGCACATGGTGGGCGACGCTCCGTGGCGGCGGGTCTACGTCGACCTGCCGTGGACCGCGGCCGCCCGGCGCGCGGCAGCGGACTCCGGCTCCGCGCGGGTCCCGACCAGCACCCTCGAGGTCGCTCGGGGCGTCGTCGCCGAGCTCCGCGACGCGCTCGGCGACGAGCCGTTCGCGGTGGTCGGCAACTCGTTCGGCGGCATGGTCGCCCGGTACGTCGCGCACGAGCTCCGGGACCAGGTGCTCGGCCTCGCCACCCTCGCCGGCGTCGTCGAGGCCGTGCACGCTGCCCGGACCGTCCCGGAGCGCACCGTCCTGCGCGTCGATCCGTCCGTGCTCGACCGCGCCGGTGACGCCCGCGACGACTTCGTCGCGAACAGCGTCGTGCAGGACGCAGCCACCTTCGACGCCTTCGTCGCGGGGGTGCTGCCCGGCCTCCGGGGTGCCGACCAGGCCGTGCTCGACGCCGTCGCGGAGGACTACGCGCTCCCGGTGGAGCCCGAGGCTGCCCACCCGGAGCCGTTCACCGCGCCGACGCTGCACCTGTTCGGTCGGCAGGACGAGGTCGTCGGGTACGAGGACGGGCTCGCCCTCCGGGACCACTACCCGCGCGGGTCGTTCGTGGTCCTCGACACGGCCGGACACAACGTGCACCTGGAGCAGCCCACGGTCACCGCAGCGCTCGTGCGCGACTGGCTCGCGCGGATGGACGCGACCGCCTGA
- a CDS encoding DUF1345 domain-containing protein, whose amino-acid sequence MSPSPNPPAPVPMPTPHVGRSRRYRTRLVLMVVVGLVAAVVTALVVGPRWSASVGWAAACAVYVVTAFPLLDDDAERTAQHAAREDPRRTVSDLLLVGASAASVVAILVVLSTARDLHGSAQDAAAALGVVSVFLSWLLVQTLFTLRYAELYYSGAPGGIDFNQQEPPRYSDFAYFAVTVGMTYQVSDTSITSSAIRVATLRHALLSFFFGTVVIASVINLVAGLGS is encoded by the coding sequence GTGTCCCCGTCCCCGAACCCGCCGGCTCCGGTCCCGATGCCGACCCCGCACGTCGGCCGCTCCCGGCGGTACCGCACACGCCTCGTCCTCATGGTCGTCGTCGGCCTGGTCGCGGCCGTCGTCACCGCCCTCGTGGTCGGCCCCCGCTGGTCGGCCTCGGTCGGGTGGGCGGCGGCGTGCGCGGTCTACGTCGTGACGGCGTTCCCGCTCCTCGACGACGACGCCGAGCGCACCGCGCAGCACGCCGCCCGCGAGGACCCGCGCCGCACCGTGTCGGACCTGCTGCTCGTCGGTGCCTCCGCAGCGAGCGTCGTGGCGATCCTCGTCGTGCTGAGCACCGCCCGGGACCTGCACGGCAGCGCGCAGGACGCCGCGGCCGCCCTCGGCGTCGTGAGCGTCTTCCTGTCGTGGCTGCTCGTGCAGACCCTGTTCACGCTGCGCTACGCCGAGCTGTACTACAGCGGCGCGCCCGGCGGGATCGACTTCAACCAGCAGGAGCCGCCGCGCTACTCCGACTTCGCCTACTTCGCGGTGACCGTCGGCATGACGTACCAGGTGTCCGACACGTCGATCACGTCGAGTGCGATCCGCGTCGCGACGCTGCGGCACGCGCTGCTGTCGTTCTTCTTCGGCACGGTGGTCATCGCGAGCGTCATCAACCTGGTGGCCGGTCTCGGCAGCTGA
- a CDS encoding magnesium and cobalt transport protein CorA has translation MALIDNGIYVDGVRTQSPTDLRRTYDALDAAGGGAMAWIGLFRPTDAELTSVADEFGLHPLAVEDASKGHQRAKLERYGDTLFVVLRPAWYDHDAETVEFGEVHLFTGDGFVVTVRHAARPNLADVRKRLETDPEWLGRGSEAVLCAVLDEVVDGYAPVVAGLQDDVDEIEDDLFDGDVDPDSSKRIYQLLSEVIGFQRAISPLPGMARSLLLGAEKYGTDPEVQNQLRNVLDHAIRITERADTFRALLENALTLHATLVTQEQNDAMRRMTSASLAQGEESRRLAQASMRQGEEVKKISSWAAILFAPTLVASIYGMNFDHMPELHWTFGYPFAIVLMLVMAVVLWVVFKRRGWL, from the coding sequence ATGGCCCTGATCGACAACGGCATCTACGTGGACGGCGTCCGCACCCAGTCCCCGACCGACCTGCGACGGACGTACGACGCCCTCGACGCTGCCGGCGGCGGTGCGATGGCGTGGATCGGGCTCTTCCGGCCGACCGACGCCGAGCTGACCTCGGTGGCCGACGAGTTCGGGCTCCACCCGCTCGCGGTCGAGGACGCCAGCAAGGGGCACCAGCGCGCGAAGCTCGAACGGTACGGCGACACGCTCTTCGTCGTGCTCCGGCCCGCCTGGTACGACCACGACGCCGAGACCGTCGAGTTCGGCGAGGTGCACCTGTTCACCGGCGACGGCTTCGTCGTGACCGTCCGGCACGCCGCGCGACCGAACCTCGCCGACGTGCGGAAGCGGCTCGAGACGGACCCGGAGTGGCTCGGTCGGGGATCCGAGGCCGTGCTGTGCGCCGTGCTCGACGAGGTCGTGGACGGCTACGCCCCGGTCGTCGCCGGGCTGCAGGACGACGTCGACGAGATCGAGGACGACCTGTTCGACGGCGACGTCGACCCGGACTCCTCGAAGCGCATCTACCAGCTGCTCAGCGAGGTGATCGGGTTCCAGCGGGCGATCAGTCCGCTGCCGGGCATGGCCCGCTCGCTCCTGCTCGGGGCCGAGAAGTACGGCACCGACCCCGAGGTGCAGAACCAGCTGCGGAACGTCCTCGACCACGCCATCCGGATCACCGAGCGCGCCGACACGTTCCGCGCCCTGCTCGAGAACGCCCTGACGTTGCACGCGACCCTCGTCACGCAGGAACAGAACGACGCGATGCGCCGGATGACGAGTGCGTCGCTCGCCCAGGGCGAGGAGAGCCGTCGGCTCGCGCAGGCGTCGATGCGGCAGGGCGAGGAGGTCAAGAAGATCTCCTCGTGGGCGGCGATCCTGTTCGCGCCGACCCTGGTCGCGTCGATCTACGGCATGAACTTCGACCACATGCCCGAGCTGCACTGGACGTTCGGGTACCCGTTCGCGATCGTGCTCATGCTCGTGATGGCCGTGGTGCTCTGGGTCGTCTTCAAACGGCGCGGCTGGCTGTGA
- a CDS encoding TetR/AcrR family transcriptional regulator codes for MNRRQAAMAASRDAIIAAAGAQFARYGYEATSFARIAEAMGRPKSAIGYHLFPSKHALAVAVIEEQQVRWTATVAEASDEPAGVERLTRVLLDTALETRERPGAGGAVRLLRELLHTDVEVPRGFVWVDFIREQLDAARSEDAPPLPDRAEELLLEATFGLVTSSVPTTTEDLVDRLRALWVPLLTSFGIPDAADRVASVAEAATSGRA; via the coding sequence GTGAACCGACGACAGGCAGCGATGGCCGCCTCCCGCGACGCGATCATCGCCGCGGCCGGGGCCCAGTTCGCCCGCTACGGCTACGAGGCGACGAGCTTCGCCCGCATCGCCGAGGCGATGGGCCGACCGAAGTCCGCGATCGGGTACCACCTGTTCCCCTCGAAGCACGCGCTCGCCGTCGCCGTGATCGAGGAGCAGCAGGTCCGCTGGACCGCCACGGTCGCCGAGGCCTCGGACGAACCCGCCGGGGTCGAGCGTCTGACCCGGGTGCTGCTCGACACGGCGCTCGAGACCCGCGAGCGGCCCGGTGCCGGCGGCGCCGTCCGACTGCTCCGCGAGCTCCTGCACACCGACGTCGAGGTCCCCCGCGGCTTCGTGTGGGTGGACTTCATCCGCGAGCAGCTCGACGCCGCTCGCTCCGAGGACGCCCCACCACTGCCGGACCGCGCCGAGGAGCTGCTCCTCGAGGCGACGTTCGGCCTCGTCACCTCGTCGGTGCCGACGACGACCGAGGACCTCGTCGACCGCCTGCGCGCCCTCTGGGTCCCCCTGCTCACGTCCTTCGGTATCCCCGACGCGGCCGACCGGGTCGCGTCCGTGGCGGAGGCCGCGACCAGCGGTCGCGCCTGA
- the aroQ gene encoding gamma subclass chorismate mutase AroQ, translated as MTTAVLLGLVAAVVGSGLTAAAPAVAATATRPSVADPATQTATANRAGATTSQADADRLRPVGDLVVSRLALAEPVAESKWLSGKPIADPTREQAVIDAGVARARAEGVDPDLVERVLRDQIAASKLVQRGLFTRWTHDPSSAPTTAPDLTAVRTQITQIDDDLVDRLAAVTPVASEPRCAHAVVTERQRVEPGLGSLQRKGLHVAWSSFCRA; from the coding sequence ATGACCACCGCCGTGCTGCTGGGCCTCGTGGCCGCGGTGGTCGGCTCGGGTCTCACCGCGGCAGCGCCGGCCGTCGCCGCGACCGCGACCCGGCCGAGCGTCGCCGACCCGGCAACCCAGACGGCGACCGCGAACCGGGCGGGGGCGACCACGTCGCAGGCCGACGCCGATCGGCTTCGGCCCGTCGGCGACCTCGTCGTCAGCCGACTGGCGCTCGCCGAGCCCGTCGCCGAGAGCAAGTGGCTCAGCGGGAAGCCGATCGCCGATCCGACGCGGGAGCAGGCCGTCATCGACGCCGGCGTCGCCCGGGCCCGCGCGGAGGGGGTCGACCCGGACCTCGTGGAGCGGGTCCTCCGCGACCAGATCGCGGCGAGCAAGCTCGTGCAGCGCGGCCTGTTCACGCGGTGGACCCACGACCCGTCGTCCGCCCCGACGACGGCTCCGGACCTGACGGCGGTGCGCACGCAGATCACGCAGATCGACGACGACCTGGTCGACCGGCTCGCGGCGGTGACGCCCGTCGCGTCCGAGCCGCGCTGCGCCCACGCCGTCGTCACCGAGCGGCAGCGGGTCGAACCGGGGCTCGGGTCCCTGCAGCGCAAGGGCCTGCACGTCGCGTGGTCGAGCTTCTGCCGCGCCTGA